In Corvus moneduloides isolate bCorMon1 chromosome 3, bCorMon1.pri, whole genome shotgun sequence, one DNA window encodes the following:
- the ERLEC1 gene encoding endoplasmic reticulum lectin 1, giving the protein MPLAAAGAAPVVDRGCRKPTWRRCGAASAEPPAGMRGCGLRPPSPAPALFCGLLAAVAAVAEGGRALPQLSDDIPFRVNWPGTELSLPTTGVLYKEDNYIIMTTVDKEKYKCLLPLIASGNEEEEKDYKGPTPGELLEPLFKQSSCSYRIESYWTYEVCHGKHIRQYHEEKETGQKINIQEYYLGNMIMKNPLSEPDQEEKENSKDGAKEIPTKNIEGQMTPYYPVELGNGTPCSLRQNLPRSSTVMYICHPEAKHEILSVAEVTTCEYEVVILTPLLCNHPKYRFRASPVNDIFCQSLPGSPLKPHNLEQLEKQQEMLKMPFRRVKEEEMPSTKEEKFSSIHKPVAVGSHQLLTVGTTHISKLTDEQLIKEFLSGSYCFHGGVGWWKYEFCYGKYVHQYHEDKESGKTSVVVGTWSKEEHIEWSRKNAARTFYLREDGTQTVRMVSHFYGNGDVCDLTDKPRQVTVKLKCKESDSPHAVTIYMLEPHSCQYILGVESPVICKILDTADEYGLLSVPS; this is encoded by the exons ATGCcgctggcggcggcgggcgctgccccgGTTGTTGATCGCGGCTGCCGGAAGCCGACGTGGCGGCGGTGCGGTGCGGCCTCGGCGGAGCCGCCGGCCGGCATGAGGGGCTGCGGGCTGCGGCCGCCgagcccggccccggcgctgTTCTGCGGGCTCCTGGCGGCCGTGGCGGCGGTGGCCGAGGGCGGCCGAGCACTCCCGCAGCTCAGCGACGACATCCCGTTCAGGGTGAACTGGCCCGGCACCGAGCTCAGTCTG CCAACGACGGGTGTCCTGTACAAGGAGGACAATTATATCATCATGACCACTGTGGATAAAGAGAAGTACAAGTGTCTCCTGCCATTGATAGCCAGTGGCAACGAG gaagaagaaaaggactataaaggtCCTACTCCAGGGGAACTGCTGGAGCCTCTCTTTAAGCAAAGCAGCTGTTCCTATAGA atTGAATCTTACTGGACTTATGAGGTCTGCCATGGAAAACACATCCGTCAGTACCACGAGGAGAAGGAAACAGGGCAG AAAATAAACATCCAGGAATACTACCTGGGGAATATGATAATGAAGAACCCATTGTCAGAACCAG AtcaagaagagaaggaaaattccaAAGACGGTGCAAAAGAG ATCCCCACAAAAAACATCGAAGGGCAGATGACGCCCTACTACCCCGTGGAGCTGGGCAATGGCACACCCTGCAGCCTGAGGCAGAACCTGCCCAGGTCCAGCACAGTGATGTACATCTGCCACCCCGAGGCCAAGCACGAGATCCTCTCCGTAGCAGAAGTCACCACCTGTGAATACGAGGTGGTGATCCTGACCCCGCTGCTGTGCAACCACCCCAAGTACAG GTTCAGGGCTTCCCCTGTGAATGACATCTTCTGCCAGTCCCTGCCAGGATCCCCACTTAAACCCCACAACCTGGAACAGCTGgagaaacagcaggaaatgCTGAAGATGCCTTTTAGGAGGGTTAAGGAG gaagAAATGCCTTcaacaaaagaagagaaattctCTTCCATCCACAAGCCTGTGGCTGTTGGGAGCCACCAGCTGTTAACAGTGGGGACAACCCACATCTCCAAGCTGACCGACGAGCAGCTCATCAAGGAATTCCTCAGTGGTTCCTACTGCTTCCATGGG GGCGTTGGCTGGTGGAAATACGAATTCTGCTATGGCAAATACGTTCACCAGTACCACGAG GATAAAGAAAGTGGCAAGACCTCTGTGGTGGTGGGTACGTGGAGCAAGGAGGAGCACATCGAGTGGTCGAGGAAGAATGCAGCCAGGACCTTCTACCTGCGAGAGGACGGCACCCAGACAGTCAG GATGGTGTCTCATTTCTATGGAAATGGAGATGTTTGTGACTTGACAGACAAGCCAAGGCAGGTGACTGTGAAGTTGAA ATGTAAAGAATCTGATTCCCCTCATGCTGTGACCATTTACATGTTGGAGCCTCATTCTTGCCAATACATCCTTGGG GTGGAGTCTCCAGTGATCTGTAAAATCCTGGATACAGCAGATGAATACGGGCTCCTCTCAGTGCCCAGCTGA